A window of Deltaproteobacteria bacterium contains these coding sequences:
- a CDS encoding ribosome-associated translation inhibitor RaiA: MNFPLRITYRDIEPTPAIEAAVREHADKLSKYHSRISSCEVAIEAPHHRHRKGNHYRVRVEVIVPGREIVVGRDPKDASDHEDVYVAIRDAFDAAARALAHYVDRKRDLARQP; this comes from the coding sequence ATGAACTTTCCCCTCAGAATCACGTATCGCGACATCGAGCCGACGCCCGCGATCGAGGCGGCCGTCCGCGAGCACGCCGACAAGTTGTCGAAGTACCACTCGCGCATCAGCAGTTGCGAGGTGGCGATCGAGGCGCCGCATCACCGGCACCGCAAGGGCAACCACTACCGCGTCCGCGTCGAGGTGATCGTTCCGGGGCGCGAGATCGTGGTCGGTCGCGATCCGAAGGATGCGTCCGACCACGAGGACGTCTACGTCGCGATTCGTGACGCATTCGACGCGGCGGCGCGCGCGCTGGCACACTACGTCGACCGCAAGCGCGACCTGGCGCGGCAACCGTGA
- a CDS encoding universal stress protein → MRPTTRTSTSRFVTHSTRRRARWHTTSTASATWRGNRDAAVAAIANRGRAMKCIVAATDFTPASDIAVRQAAALARRAGARLVVVHAANIEGAKPDLFERITGRADAFRQDVRAELAARKKQLENVRDGVGGAEAGIECRMVDGFPDEAIARAAVDFDAGLVVVGTRRGEGPILLGSVSERVLRASPRPVLVARAPVAEAGFARILAAVDFEPASERAVEMALAVAADGATVDLLHARGDADDPDPRGEQWVERFGGRGATVRYHSHRGHPSQQILDHIDRERYDLVALGSHGHRGWRRWWLGSLAEATVRYAPCSALVAPPESASV, encoded by the coding sequence ATGCGTCCGACCACGAGGACGTCTACGTCGCGATTCGTGACGCATTCGACGCGGCGGCGCGCGCGCTGGCACACTACGTCGACCGCAAGCGCGACCTGGCGCGGCAACCGTGACGCGGCCGTCGCCGCAATTGCCAATCGAGGTAGAGCGATGAAATGCATTGTCGCGGCGACCGATTTCACCCCCGCGTCCGACATCGCGGTGCGCCAGGCGGCGGCGCTCGCACGCCGCGCCGGCGCTCGGCTCGTGGTCGTGCACGCGGCCAACATCGAGGGCGCCAAGCCCGATCTCTTCGAGCGGATCACCGGGCGCGCCGATGCGTTCCGCCAGGACGTGCGCGCCGAACTGGCCGCGCGCAAGAAACAGCTCGAGAACGTGCGCGACGGAGTCGGCGGCGCGGAGGCCGGCATCGAGTGCCGGATGGTCGACGGCTTCCCCGACGAGGCGATCGCGCGGGCGGCCGTCGACTTCGACGCCGGTCTCGTCGTCGTGGGCACGCGCCGCGGCGAGGGGCCGATCCTGCTGGGCAGCGTGTCCGAGCGCGTGCTACGCGCGTCGCCCCGGCCGGTGTTGGTCGCACGGGCGCCGGTCGCCGAGGCCGGCTTCGCGCGCATCCTCGCCGCCGTGGACTTCGAGCCGGCGTCCGAGCGCGCGGTGGAGATGGCTCTCGCCGTCGCCGCCGACGGCGCGACCGTCGATCTGCTGCACGCCCGCGGCGACGCCGACGATCCCGACCCGCGCGGCGAGCAGTGGGTCGAGCGGTTCGGCGGGCGGGGCGCGACGGTGCGCTATCACAGCCACCGCGGGCATCCGTCGCAGCAGATCCTCGACCACATCGACCGCGAGCGGTACGACCTGGTGGCGCTCGGTAGCCACGGCCACCGCGGGTGGCGCCGCTGGTGGCTCGGCAGTCTGGCCGAGGCGACGGTGCGCTATGCGCCGTGCTCGGCGCTGGTCGCACCGCCCGAGTCGGCGTCCGTGTGA
- a CDS encoding sigma-54-dependent Fis family transcriptional regulator, translating into MNVKGRILVVDDEANARTALAELLKDEGYDVETAADAFKALGKVDSFGPHLVVTDLKMPGMDGLDLLAKLRERGEPCEIVVMTAFGAVDTAVEAMRRGAADYLTKPLNFEELALVVERVLQQQRLRSEAEQLRARLARRFHLDNLVGDSPQMQQVYQVVQQVAPSRATVLITGESGTGKELVAAALHQHSPRAAGPFIKLHCAALAETLLESELFGHERGAFTGAVARRDGRFQLANGETLFLDEIGEISPATQVKLLRFLQEREFERVGGTETIKVDVRVIAATNKDLAEEVRAGRFREDLYYRLNVVSIEMPALRDRPGDIPLLANHFLRRFAEENGKSVDGFTPAALDALEAYDWPGNVRELENAVERAVVLARGPLVDVTELPAAVRKQRAPAESAAAGAPPIPGSTLADIERYAILQTLESVGGSTSKAAAILGVSVRKIQYKLQEYRSAPKSNVDAVAKSN; encoded by the coding sequence GTGAACGTGAAAGGACGTATCCTGGTCGTCGACGACGAGGCCAACGCGCGCACCGCGCTCGCCGAGCTGCTCAAGGACGAAGGCTACGACGTCGAGACCGCGGCCGATGCGTTCAAGGCGCTCGGCAAGGTCGACTCGTTTGGGCCGCACCTCGTGGTCACCGACTTGAAGATGCCGGGGATGGACGGCCTCGATTTGCTCGCCAAGCTGCGCGAGCGGGGCGAGCCGTGCGAGATCGTCGTCATGACCGCGTTCGGCGCCGTGGACACGGCGGTCGAGGCGATGCGGCGGGGCGCCGCCGACTACCTGACCAAGCCGCTGAACTTCGAGGAACTCGCGCTCGTGGTCGAGCGCGTTCTCCAGCAGCAGCGGTTGCGCTCGGAGGCCGAGCAGTTGCGCGCGCGGCTGGCGCGGCGCTTCCACCTCGACAACCTGGTGGGCGACAGCCCGCAGATGCAGCAGGTCTATCAGGTGGTGCAGCAGGTGGCGCCGTCGCGCGCGACCGTGCTGATCACCGGCGAGAGCGGCACGGGTAAGGAGCTGGTCGCGGCGGCGCTGCACCAGCACAGCCCCCGCGCGGCCGGGCCGTTCATCAAGCTGCACTGTGCGGCGTTGGCCGAGACGCTGTTGGAGAGCGAGCTTTTCGGGCACGAGCGCGGTGCGTTTACCGGGGCGGTCGCGCGCCGCGACGGTCGTTTCCAGCTCGCCAACGGCGAAACGCTGTTTCTCGACGAGATCGGCGAGATTTCGCCGGCGACGCAGGTCAAGCTGCTGCGCTTCCTGCAGGAGCGCGAGTTCGAGCGCGTCGGCGGCACCGAGACCATCAAGGTCGACGTGCGCGTCATCGCGGCGACGAACAAGGATCTGGCCGAGGAGGTGCGCGCGGGCCGGTTTCGCGAGGATCTCTACTATCGACTCAACGTCGTGTCGATCGAGATGCCGGCGCTCCGGGACCGGCCGGGCGATATTCCGCTGCTGGCGAATCACTTCCTCCGCCGTTTCGCCGAGGAAAACGGCAAGTCGGTCGATGGATTCACGCCGGCGGCGCTCGACGCGCTGGAGGCATACGACTGGCCGGGCAACGTGCGCGAACTCGAAAATGCGGTCGAGCGCGCGGTCGTCCTCGCTCGCGGGCCGCTCGTCGACGTGACCGAACTGCCGGCCGCCGTCCGCAAGCAGCGGGCGCCGGCGGAATCGGCGGCCGCCGGAGCGCCGCCGATTCCGGGCAGCACGTTGGCGGACATCGAGCGCTACGCGATTCTCCAGACACTCGAGTCGGTCGGAGGCTCCACGTCGAAGGCGGCGGCGATCCTCGGCGTGAGCGTTCGCAAGATCCAGTACAAGCTGCAGGAGTACCGCTCGGCGCCCAAGTCGAACGTCGATGCGGTCGCGAAGTCGAACTGA